A stretch of Vigna angularis cultivar LongXiaoDou No.4 chromosome 4, ASM1680809v1, whole genome shotgun sequence DNA encodes these proteins:
- the LOC108331381 gene encoding protein GOLVEN 2, producing MAMLPTKRFLLLALLLLCFLSINATARSLRETKDELAPVSAEKSYENQFKVNQGGQQEQDTGDLTTMDYTPAKKNPPIHN from the exons ATGGCTATGTTACCCACCAAACGCTTCCTTCTCCTTGCTCTTCTCTTGCTTTGTTTCCTTTCCATTAATGCTACAG CCAGAAGTTTAAGAGAGACTAAGGATGAATTAGCTCCAGTTTCTGCAGAAAAGAGCTATGAAAATcagtttaaggtaaatcaagGAGGGCAACAGGAACAAGACACTGGTGACTTGACAACAATGGACTACACTCCTGCAAAAAAGAACCCTCCAATTCATAATTAG
- the LOC108330317 gene encoding uncharacterized protein LOC108330317 encodes MFNRQFVDSSTQDLTIFKLVTLKQGKEETLRAFMDRYHKTVHRVKGLSPELALQYILPTLKPGPFKDSVCRRAPKTMKELRERAANEIRVEEMKVSYKKENHESKGEKTDGGSPKCGADSRAKETTHTAKVDECVTLKDKIEELIRAGQLKKYVRIDHPHVPLDRPSPRRTSPRRPERQERSRRDRTDRPRFERWRSRSRSMSHDRPLRGHINTISGGFAGGGSSLSARKRHVRALQSVHVVDKPRRTMSPITFSDKDFHAPDPDQDDPMVITVEIAHYSVSKVLVDQGSLVNILYWKTFQQMDISDDLFVPYNEKIMGFTGERVDTRGYVDL; translated from the exons ATGTTCAATCGTCAGTTCGTTGACAGTAGCACTCAGGACTTGACCATTTTCAAGTTGGTCACCCTGAAACAGGGAAAGGAAGAAACTTTGAGAGCATTCATGGATCGCTACCACAAGACCGTTCATCGGGTGAAGGGTTTGAGCCCAGAACTCGCCTTGCAGTACATCCTGCCTACTCTCAAGCCCGGACCATTCAAGGATAGCGTTTGCCGACGCGCTCCAAAGACCATGAAGGAGCTAAGGGAGAGGGCGGCAAATGAGATCAGGGTGGAGGAGATGAAGGTATCGTATAAGAAGGAGAATCATGAGAGCAAAGGAGAGAAAACCGACGGAG GAAGCCCTAAGTGCGGAGCTGATTCTAGAGCCAAAGAAACGACGCACACCGCCAAGGTGGACGAGTGCGTGACCTTGAAggataaaatagaagaattaaTCCGTGCGGGGCAACTGAAGAAGTATGTACGGATCGACCATCCCCATGTACCCTTAGATCGACCAAGTCCACGGCGGACCAGTCCCAGAAGACCAGAAAGACAAGAAAGGTCGCGGCGGGACCGAACGGACCGCCCACGATTTGAGAGGTGGCGAAGCCGGAGCCGTAGTATGAGCCACGACCGTCCCTTGCGGGGACATATCAACACGATATCCGGTGGTTTCGCCGGAGGCGGATCTTCTTTATCCGCTCGGAAGCGTCATGTACGAGCCTTACAATCCGTTCACGTGGTTGACAAACCCCGAAGGACGATGTCGCCCATTACATTTTCAGATAAAGACTTTCACGCGCCCGACCCCGATCAAGATGATCCAATGGTGATAACAGTAGAGATTGCCCACTATAGTGTGAGCAAAGTGCTGGTGGACCAAGGAAGCTTAGTAAACATTCTCTACTGGAAAACCTTCCAACAGATGGACATATCAGATGACCTCTTTGTCCCGTACAACGAGAAGATTATGGGTTTCACGGGTGAAAGGGTGGACACTAGAGGGTATGTAGATTTGTGA